The following coding sequences are from one Microbacterium sp. SORGH_AS_0969 window:
- a CDS encoding L-rhamnose mutarotase, producing the protein MSAQTTRVCFELRIWPDLVDEYVARHTPVRAEMLEEIAAAGRRNYSLFLGEGGRLIGYYETDDDAAAQAYLAASPIAAKWEDEMSAFFIGLESRPDQAATPLTEVFHLADQLAEATPAASVPSADAESPASAPTESTRS; encoded by the coding sequence ATGTCCGCACAGACCACGCGCGTCTGCTTCGAACTCCGTATCTGGCCCGACCTGGTCGACGAGTACGTCGCGCGTCACACGCCGGTGCGCGCGGAGATGCTCGAAGAGATCGCCGCCGCCGGGCGCCGCAACTACTCCCTGTTCCTCGGCGAGGGCGGCCGGCTCATCGGCTACTACGAGACCGACGACGATGCCGCAGCGCAGGCGTATCTCGCTGCTTCGCCCATCGCCGCGAAGTGGGAAGACGAGATGTCCGCCTTCTTCATCGGACTCGAGAGTCGGCCCGACCAGGCCGCGACCCCCCTCACCGAGGTGTTCCACCTCGCCGACCAGCTCGCGGAGGCCACGCCCGCGGCATCCGTCCCTTCCGCCGACGCCGAGTCCCCGGCATCCGCCCCGACCGAAAGCACCCGCTCATGA